One Gloeobacter morelensis MG652769 DNA window includes the following coding sequences:
- a CDS encoding glycosyltransferase family 39 protein, which yields MARTILPNWKDVAAIVGLALVWCLLALLVNPVGDFPLNDDWAYAKAVQSILDKGDLQLTDWAPASQIAQVLWGSLFCLPAGFSFTALRFSTLVLAWVGAASTYALGRELGAGPLLALLGALLLTANPIYVDLAFTFMTDVPFYAFCTPAIWLFVRGIRTGANRSIVLGTLLAGAAVLTRQFALALPLAFAAGYLVKHGLRVGSLLKAALPAIVVVTCLAFYQGWLAATGRLPQTYSEQAGELVRMLLSAEGLGRSVRSLAQAALYVGLFLVPWLMVATAGRWRQLAGRQKWFAAGAGGVFAAAMVAIAAAGRTSLRDALIPQIFGGVLYDCGAGFPILKDTFTLWLPHIPTAPVGLWLAITALAAVGAGLMVFVAVSHSRGERWRVAFAWVGIALYFVLIAPRTASYDRYLLYFFPLVMIFALAPPPRAVPNSLFAIALVLILGYGAFAAASAHDYLAWNRVRWQVLRTAMAEGRLSPDNTDGGFEFNGWYLYDSKYRAQPGKSWWWVDRDEFVFAFGPIDGYALYERHRVERWMPVGVQEVFILRRSGR from the coding sequence GTGGCTCGGACAATCCTCCCCAACTGGAAAGACGTTGCAGCAATCGTCGGGCTCGCCCTCGTCTGGTGCCTCCTCGCTCTGCTGGTCAATCCCGTCGGGGACTTTCCCCTCAACGACGACTGGGCCTACGCCAAAGCCGTGCAGTCGATTCTGGACAAAGGGGATCTGCAGCTTACCGACTGGGCACCCGCCAGCCAGATCGCTCAGGTGCTGTGGGGGTCTCTATTTTGTCTGCCCGCCGGTTTTTCCTTCACGGCACTGCGCTTCTCGACGCTGGTGCTTGCCTGGGTGGGGGCGGCCTCCACCTACGCCCTCGGGCGCGAACTGGGAGCCGGGCCGCTGCTTGCCTTGCTTGGGGCGTTGTTGCTGACGGCCAACCCGATTTACGTAGATCTGGCCTTCACGTTCATGACCGACGTGCCCTTCTACGCCTTCTGCACCCCCGCTATCTGGCTGTTCGTCCGGGGGATCCGCACGGGTGCGAACCGGAGCATTGTTCTCGGAACGCTATTGGCCGGCGCCGCGGTGCTGACGCGCCAGTTTGCCCTGGCGTTGCCGCTCGCTTTTGCCGCGGGCTACCTGGTGAAGCACGGCCTGCGGGTAGGTTCGCTGCTCAAAGCGGCACTGCCTGCAATAGTTGTGGTGACATGTCTCGCTTTCTACCAGGGGTGGCTTGCCGCGACCGGGCGGTTGCCCCAGACCTACAGCGAGCAGGCGGGCGAACTGGTGCGGATGCTCCTGAGTGCGGAGGGCCTGGGCCGCTCGGTCCGTTCGCTGGCGCAAGCGGCGCTCTACGTGGGGCTGTTTCTGGTGCCCTGGCTCATGGTGGCCACCGCCGGCCGCTGGCGGCAACTGGCAGGGCGCCAAAAGTGGTTTGCCGCCGGGGCGGGGGGAGTGTTTGCGGCGGCGATGGTGGCTATCGCCGCCGCCGGCAGGACTTCGCTGCGCGACGCCCTGATCCCCCAAATTTTTGGTGGGGTGCTCTACGACTGCGGCGCCGGCTTTCCGATTCTCAAGGATACTTTTACCCTCTGGCTACCCCATATCCCAACGGCCCCGGTAGGTCTCTGGCTCGCGATCACCGCCCTCGCCGCCGTCGGGGCAGGACTGATGGTCTTTGTGGCCGTCAGCCACAGCCGGGGCGAGCGATGGCGCGTCGCCTTCGCCTGGGTGGGTATCGCGCTCTACTTCGTGCTGATTGCCCCTCGCACCGCTTCCTACGACCGCTATTTGCTATACTTTTTTCCGCTTGTCATGATCTTCGCCCTCGCACCGCCGCCGCGGGCTGTGCCCAATTCCCTCTTCGCAATCGCCCTGGTGCTGATTTTGGGCTACGGGGCGTTTGCCGCTGCGAGCGCCCACGACTACCTGGCCTGGAACCGGGTGCGCTGGCAGGTATTGCGCACGGCGATGGCGGAGGGGCGGCTCAGTCCCGACAATACCGACGGCGGCTTCGAGTTTAACGGCTGGTATCTGTACGACTCGAAGTACCGCGCCCAACCGGGCAAAAGCTGGTGGTGGGTGGACCGCGACGAATTTGTCTTTGCTTTTGGACCCATCGACGGCTACGCGCTCTACGAGCGGCACCGCGTCGAGCGTTGGATGCCCGTCGGTGTCCAGGAAGTATTTATTTTGCGCCGCTCAGGCCGTTGA
- the nfi gene encoding deoxyribonuclease V (cleaves DNA at apurinic or apyrimidinic sites), translating into MHSWNLTPQQASEVQKQLAAQTVRTGEPEGVQRVAGVDVSFNPRDPKALVHAVVVVLSYPGLEVIDRQAVSAAVDFPYIPGLLSFREAPPILAAIGQLSQKPDLVIVDGHGYAHPRHLGIASHLGLFLDVPTIGCAKSILVGRLAAEVAEAAGSVAELLWRGEVVGRAVRTRSRVQPVYVSPGHRLGLDSAVEWVLRCGRGYRLPEPTRQAHKYSNLVRQARQPTSLNGLSGAK; encoded by the coding sequence ATGCATTCCTGGAATCTCACGCCCCAACAGGCGAGCGAAGTACAAAAACAACTGGCGGCCCAGACCGTCCGGACGGGCGAACCCGAGGGGGTGCAGCGCGTCGCCGGGGTGGATGTGAGCTTCAATCCCCGCGATCCGAAGGCCCTGGTGCACGCGGTGGTGGTAGTACTGAGCTATCCGGGTCTCGAGGTCATCGACCGGCAGGCGGTGAGTGCGGCGGTGGATTTTCCCTACATTCCGGGACTGTTGAGCTTTCGGGAGGCGCCGCCGATTCTTGCCGCCATCGGCCAACTGTCTCAGAAGCCGGACCTGGTGATCGTGGATGGCCACGGCTACGCCCACCCGCGCCATCTGGGGATCGCCTCCCACCTGGGCCTTTTTCTCGATGTGCCCACGATTGGCTGCGCCAAGTCGATTCTGGTGGGTCGCCTTGCCGCAGAGGTGGCCGAAGCGGCCGGCTCGGTTGCGGAGCTGCTCTGGCGCGGCGAAGTGGTGGGGCGCGCCGTGCGCACCCGCAGCCGCGTGCAGCCGGTCTATGTCTCCCCCGGCCACCGCCTGGGTCTGGACAGTGCCGTCGAATGGGTGCTGCGCTGCGGCCGGGGCTATCGGCTGCCGGAGCCGACCCGCCAGGCCCACAAGTACAGCAATCTGGTGCGCCAGGCCCGCCAGCCCACCAGCCTCAACGGCCTGAGCGGCGCAAAATAA
- a CDS encoding Rrf2 family transcriptional regulator: protein MKLSTRGHYSVKAMLDLTIHRHDPPQSIRQIAHRQNISKHFLEQLLIILRQSGFVRSVRGVQGGYVLARSPAQITLGEILRAVGDGMAPLGRLECDGAQAEDWVTMALWSRVHRSVEAALDRITLEDLYHDARSRQATMSEEGEFVI from the coding sequence CTGAAACTATCGACCCGTGGGCACTACAGCGTCAAAGCCATGCTGGATCTGACCATTCACCGCCACGATCCCCCCCAGTCGATCCGCCAGATTGCCCATCGACAGAACATTTCTAAACATTTTCTGGAGCAACTTCTCATCATTCTGAGACAAAGCGGCTTCGTGCGTTCGGTGCGGGGGGTACAGGGAGGGTACGTCCTGGCGCGGTCCCCGGCCCAGATTACCCTTGGGGAGATTTTACGGGCGGTGGGCGACGGGATGGCGCCCCTAGGCAGGCTCGAGTGCGACGGCGCCCAGGCGGAAGATTGGGTGACGATGGCGCTGTGGAGCCGGGTGCACCGCTCGGTAGAGGCGGCCCTCGACCGGATTACGCTTGAAGATCTTTATCACGACGCCAGAAGCCGCCAGGCCACCATGAGCGAGGAGGGCGAATTTGTGATCTAA
- the petB gene encoding cytochrome b6, giving the protein MSKVYDWFQERLEVQAIADDITSKYVPPHVNIFYCLGGVTLICFLVQFATGFAMTYYYKPTVAEAFSSVNYIMDEVSFGWLIRSIHRWSASMMVLAMILHTFRVYLTGGFKRPRELTWVTGVLLACLTVSFGVTGYSLPWDQVGYWAVKIVTQVPSAIPVVGDLIVEFLRGGAGVGQETLTRFYSAHTFVLPWLTVVFMLMHFLMIRKQGISGPL; this is encoded by the coding sequence ATGAGCAAGGTATACGACTGGTTCCAAGAGCGCCTGGAGGTCCAGGCAATCGCGGACGACATCACCAGCAAGTACGTTCCTCCCCACGTGAACATTTTCTATTGTCTGGGCGGGGTGACGCTGATTTGCTTTTTGGTCCAATTTGCCACCGGCTTTGCGATGACCTACTACTACAAGCCGACGGTCGCCGAAGCCTTCAGTTCGGTCAACTACATCATGGACGAGGTGAGCTTCGGCTGGCTTATCCGCTCGATCCATCGCTGGTCGGCCTCGATGATGGTGCTCGCGATGATCCTGCACACCTTTCGGGTCTACTTGACCGGCGGCTTCAAGCGTCCGCGCGAGTTGACCTGGGTCACCGGCGTGCTTTTGGCGTGCCTGACGGTCAGCTTCGGGGTGACCGGCTATTCGCTCCCCTGGGACCAAGTCGGCTACTGGGCGGTCAAGATCGTTACCCAGGTGCCCTCGGCCATCCCGGTGGTGGGCGATTTGATCGTTGAATTTCTGCGCGGCGGCGCCGGGGTCGGCCAGGAGACGCTCACCCGTTTCTACAGCGCCCACACCTTTGTGCTACCCTGGCTGACAGTCGTTTTCATGCTGATGCACTTCTTGATGATCCGCAAGCAGGGCATCTCCGGTCCCCTGTAA
- a CDS encoding B12-binding domain-containing radical SAM protein, protein MNVLLFSPIFPKTFWSFERVLNLIGRKVLLPPLGLVTVAAMLPQQWNFRLVDRNVRFESEADWAWADLAIISAMMVQKDDFLHLIREGVRRGVKVAVGGPYPTSIPEDALEAGADYLVLDEGELTIPKFLAALAAGEASGVFRAAEKPDVTLTPVPRFDLLELDAYDSMSVQFSRGCPFQCEFCDIIVLYGRKPRTKTPEQLLAELQVLVDLGWNRSVFVVDDNFIGNQRNVKRMLKQLIPWMQEHGFPFRFTTEASINLAEDDELLELMVEAGFDSVFLGIETPDEESLALTQKFQNNRKPLHESCLKITRAGLRLLAGFIIGFDNEKAGAGGRIIRFVEQTAIPDAMFSMLQALPGTALWSRLEKENRLVAMGTGMNQSTLMNFRPTRPIEQIAEEYVEAFWELYEPARFMRRCYRHALDLGMPKGKRPFKMPDLPELRGLLKIIWLQGVQRPETRFLFWSQLWNLLQRNPQALGPYLTVCAHGEHFFEFREEIRGQIRTQMDRTLATAGR, encoded by the coding sequence ATGAACGTGCTTTTGTTCTCGCCGATTTTTCCAAAAACCTTCTGGTCCTTTGAGCGGGTGCTCAATTTGATCGGCCGCAAGGTGCTGCTGCCGCCTCTGGGGTTGGTGACGGTGGCGGCGATGCTGCCACAGCAGTGGAATTTTCGCCTGGTGGACCGCAACGTTCGCTTTGAGAGCGAGGCGGATTGGGCCTGGGCGGACCTGGCGATTATCTCGGCGATGATGGTGCAGAAGGACGATTTTTTGCACCTGATCCGCGAAGGGGTGCGCCGGGGCGTCAAGGTGGCGGTGGGCGGTCCCTACCCGACCTCGATTCCCGAGGATGCGCTCGAAGCGGGAGCCGACTATCTGGTTCTAGACGAAGGCGAGTTGACCATTCCGAAGTTTCTGGCGGCCCTGGCCGCGGGCGAGGCAAGCGGGGTGTTCCGGGCCGCCGAGAAGCCCGATGTTACCCTCACCCCGGTGCCGCGCTTCGATTTATTGGAACTGGACGCTTACGATTCGATGTCGGTGCAGTTCTCGCGCGGTTGTCCTTTTCAGTGCGAATTTTGCGACATCATCGTGCTCTACGGGCGCAAGCCGCGCACCAAGACCCCCGAGCAACTGCTCGCCGAACTGCAGGTCCTGGTCGATCTCGGTTGGAACCGCTCGGTATTTGTCGTCGACGACAACTTCATCGGCAACCAGCGCAACGTCAAGCGCATGCTCAAGCAACTCATTCCCTGGATGCAGGAGCACGGCTTTCCGTTTCGCTTTACGACCGAGGCCTCGATCAACCTGGCGGAGGACGACGAGTTGCTCGAACTGATGGTCGAGGCGGGTTTTGATTCGGTATTTCTGGGCATCGAGACCCCCGACGAGGAAAGCCTCGCCCTCACCCAAAAATTTCAAAACAACCGCAAACCCCTCCACGAGTCGTGCCTGAAGATCACCCGGGCGGGGCTCAGGCTTCTGGCCGGGTTCATCATCGGCTTCGACAACGAAAAAGCCGGGGCGGGTGGCCGAATTATCCGCTTTGTCGAGCAGACGGCCATTCCGGATGCGATGTTCAGCATGCTGCAGGCGTTGCCCGGCACTGCCCTGTGGAGCCGCCTGGAAAAAGAAAACCGGCTGGTGGCCATGGGCACCGGCATGAACCAAAGTACCCTGATGAACTTCCGGCCCACCCGCCCGATCGAGCAGATCGCCGAAGAGTACGTCGAGGCTTTTTGGGAACTGTACGAACCGGCGCGCTTCATGCGCCGCTGCTACCGCCACGCACTGGATCTAGGCATGCCCAAGGGCAAACGTCCCTTCAAGATGCCCGATTTACCCGAACTGCGCGGCCTGCTCAAGATCATCTGGTTGCAGGGAGTACAGCGGCCCGAGACGCGTTTTTTGTTCTGGTCGCAGTTGTGGAACCTCCTGCAGCGCAACCCCCAGGCGTTGGGGCCGTACCTCACCGTTTGCGCCCACGGCGAGCACTTTTTCGAGTTTCGCGAGGAAATTCGCGGCCAGATCCGCACCCAGATGGATCGCACCCTGGCCACGGCAGGGCGCTGA
- the ftsH gene encoding ATP-dependent zinc metalloprotease FtsH: MNKNWRNAGLYVLLAIVVISLASAFFSGQPQAQPELRYSEFIQQVQQGQVKSVIVNQEGSNATVTLKDDSKVRVNIPPGDRQLYTILEKSGVEASVNQPSSNNFWFSALSSFFFPLLLLGGLFFLLRRAQGGPGNQAMNFGKSKARVQMEPQTKTTFTDVAGVEEAKLELQEVVDFLKNSERFTAVGAKIPKGVLLVGPPGTGKTLLAKAVAGEAGVPFFSISGSEFVEMFVGVGASRVRDLFEQAKKNAPCIVFIDEIDAVGRQRGAGLGGGNDEREQTLNQLLVEMDGFEGNTGIIIIAATNRPDVLDAALLRPGRFDRQVVVDRPDFKGRLEILKVHARGKTLGKDIDLEKIARRTPGFTGADLANLLNEAAILAARRNLTEISMDEVNDAVDRVLAGPEKKNRLMTEKRKWLVAYHEVGHALVGALLPEYDPVQKISIIPRGMAGGLTWFVPDEERADSGLYSRAYMTNMMAVALGGRIAEEIVYGEAEVTTGATNDLQQVAQIARNMVTRYGMSEKLGPVALGRQGGSMFLGRDIMTERDFSEHTASVIDEEIRELIEKAYALSKSVLLSHRNLMDRVTEVLVQKETVDAEELEQLIETSLNKAAA; the protein is encoded by the coding sequence GTGAATAAGAACTGGCGCAACGCAGGTCTATACGTGCTGCTGGCGATCGTTGTGATTTCGCTGGCGAGCGCATTTTTTAGCGGTCAGCCCCAGGCCCAGCCGGAGCTGCGCTATAGCGAGTTCATTCAGCAGGTGCAGCAGGGTCAGGTCAAGTCGGTGATCGTCAATCAAGAAGGCTCCAACGCCACGGTCACCCTCAAGGACGACTCCAAGGTGCGGGTGAATATTCCGCCCGGCGACCGGCAGCTTTATACGATTCTGGAGAAGAGTGGCGTCGAGGCGTCGGTGAACCAGCCGAGCAGCAACAACTTCTGGTTCTCCGCCCTCAGTTCTTTCTTCTTCCCGCTGCTGCTATTGGGTGGTCTTTTCTTCCTGTTGCGTCGCGCCCAGGGCGGCCCCGGCAACCAGGCGATGAACTTTGGCAAATCCAAGGCCCGCGTGCAGATGGAGCCGCAGACCAAGACCACCTTCACGGACGTAGCCGGGGTCGAGGAGGCGAAGCTCGAACTGCAGGAGGTCGTCGACTTTTTGAAAAATTCCGAGCGCTTCACCGCCGTAGGCGCCAAGATCCCCAAGGGCGTGCTGCTGGTCGGTCCTCCGGGCACCGGCAAGACCCTGCTGGCCAAGGCTGTGGCCGGTGAGGCGGGGGTGCCCTTCTTTTCGATCTCAGGTTCGGAGTTCGTCGAGATGTTCGTGGGCGTGGGGGCTTCCCGCGTGCGCGATCTCTTTGAGCAGGCCAAGAAGAACGCCCCCTGCATCGTGTTTATCGACGAAATCGACGCGGTCGGCCGCCAGCGCGGCGCGGGCCTAGGCGGTGGCAACGACGAGCGCGAGCAGACCCTCAACCAGTTGCTGGTCGAGATGGACGGCTTCGAGGGCAACACCGGCATCATCATTATTGCCGCCACCAACCGGCCCGACGTGCTGGATGCGGCCCTGCTGCGCCCGGGCCGCTTCGACCGGCAGGTGGTGGTCGACCGCCCTGACTTCAAGGGCCGCCTGGAGATCCTCAAAGTCCATGCTCGCGGCAAGACCCTGGGCAAAGATATCGATCTTGAAAAAATCGCCCGCCGCACGCCCGGTTTCACCGGCGCGGATCTGGCCAACCTGCTCAACGAAGCGGCGATTCTCGCCGCCCGCCGCAACCTCACCGAAATCTCGATGGACGAGGTCAACGACGCGGTCGACCGCGTTCTGGCCGGTCCCGAGAAGAAAAACCGCCTGATGACCGAGAAGCGCAAGTGGCTGGTGGCTTACCACGAGGTCGGCCACGCCCTGGTGGGTGCTTTGCTGCCTGAGTACGACCCGGTCCAGAAGATCTCGATCATCCCGCGCGGCATGGCCGGTGGTCTCACCTGGTTTGTGCCCGACGAAGAGCGCGCCGACTCGGGCCTCTACAGCCGCGCCTACATGACCAACATGATGGCCGTCGCCCTGGGCGGTCGCATCGCCGAGGAGATTGTCTACGGCGAAGCCGAAGTGACCACCGGTGCCACCAACGACCTGCAGCAGGTGGCGCAGATTGCCCGCAACATGGTGACCCGCTACGGCATGAGCGAGAAACTTGGCCCGGTGGCCCTCGGCCGCCAGGGCGGCAGCATGTTCCTGGGCCGCGACATCATGACCGAGCGCGACTTCTCCGAGCATACCGCCTCGGTGATCGACGAAGAAATCCGCGAACTGATCGAGAAAGCCTACGCGCTCTCCAAGAGCGTCCTGCTCAGCCACCGCAACTTGATGGATAGAGTCACCGAAGTGCTCGTCCAAAAGGAGACGGTCGACGCCGAAGAGCTCGAACAGCTCATCGAAACCTCGCTAAACAAGGCTGCCGCCTAG
- a CDS encoding CopG family ribbon-helix-helix protein translates to MSKHISFRIDDDKLAQLDAIARREERDRSFIINRLIEDYLTRERHWERRIREAMAAAERGEFATPEQVQAEFDQWRE, encoded by the coding sequence GTGTCGAAGCACATTTCTTTTCGCATCGACGACGACAAACTTGCCCAACTTGATGCTATTGCCAGGCGTGAGGAACGGGACCGCTCCTTCATCATCAATCGGCTGATCGAGGATTACCTGACGCGGGAGCGCCATTGGGAGCGACGCATTCGCGAGGCCATGGCCGCTGCGGAGCGAGGTGAGTTTGCCACGCCCGAACAAGTCCAGGCCGAATTCGACCAATGGCGGGAGTAA
- a CDS encoding type II toxin-antitoxin system RelE/ParE family toxin — translation MAGVTIFWAPTALEDLAALRANYPSPHPEVKSKALSRLEAVLGNLAVFPDMGRPGSIEGTREFAVSGTPFILVYRWEPQRLVVLAVRDGRMDPQAP, via the coding sequence ATGGCGGGAGTAACCATTTTTTGGGCTCCAACGGCTCTGGAGGATCTTGCGGCACTGCGGGCCAACTACCCCTCGCCGCACCCCGAAGTCAAGTCCAAAGCTCTCTCTCGGTTGGAAGCCGTGCTCGGCAACCTCGCTGTCTTTCCCGACATGGGTAGGCCCGGCAGCATAGAAGGCACCAGAGAGTTTGCCGTCTCTGGTACTCCCTTTATCCTGGTCTACAGGTGGGAGCCGCAACGCCTGGTCGTCCTTGCCGTCCGCGACGGACGGATGGACCCGCAAGCGCCATAA
- a CDS encoding GtrA family protein encodes MSQFDQGSAPVYVLGAGPAGLAAAYTLTKLGYPVVVVERDHCVGGLARSIEHQGFILDYGPHRFFTKLAPVLAFWDEVLGSEQVTVNRLTRIYYGGKYFSYPLKAFEALFSLGFIESARIVFSYAAAQLFPNRAPRNFAEWVSARFGRRLYEIFFEGYTEKLWGIRCTEISADWAAQRIKGLSLLKAVRNALLGNDGKVKSLIDQFQFPRLGSGQLYERTADYLTAHGQTVLLDTEVVGLHRLGERVTALTLKDRQSGREAVVECSAVISSIPLSLLVQQLEPAAPAEVLAAARSLKFRNTVLVYVFVEGEDLFPDNWLYINDPTVELGRVTNFANWSQDMLGDRTRTPLCCEYWCQFDGTWKMPDHELVARAGRDLRRIGLLGNQKVSDGFVVRLPRTYPIYAGNYKQALATIQDYLGRFANLQAVGRYGAFKYNNQDHSLLMGILAAENVASPGKHDLWSVNSDSEYQEEAKSGEKTTPAPPQPPVTGGWKLPEPIARLGSQMGGYLITGGLATVVDVAIFAALTQLGLWYVAALCVSFFAGLTTNFVLSRRFVFGVYWHNWRLQFVVFATVALNSLLANLGLLQLLINDAQMDATVARLISAACVAVLSFTGHRLYSFANNERAVGAE; translated from the coding sequence ATGTCCCAATTCGACCAGGGTTCTGCACCCGTTTACGTTCTGGGAGCTGGGCCGGCGGGCCTTGCCGCCGCCTATACGCTCACCAAGTTGGGTTACCCCGTTGTGGTCGTCGAGCGCGACCACTGCGTGGGCGGATTGGCCCGCAGCATCGAACACCAGGGCTTTATTCTCGACTACGGTCCCCACCGTTTTTTCACCAAGCTCGCTCCGGTGCTCGCCTTCTGGGATGAGGTGCTCGGGTCTGAGCAGGTGACGGTCAACCGCCTCACACGCATCTACTACGGCGGCAAATATTTTTCCTATCCACTCAAAGCCTTTGAAGCGCTTTTCTCACTGGGCTTTATCGAAAGTGCCCGCATCGTGTTTTCCTACGCTGCAGCCCAACTGTTCCCGAACCGCGCCCCCAGGAATTTTGCCGAGTGGGTGAGCGCCCGCTTCGGCAGGCGGCTGTATGAGATCTTCTTCGAGGGCTACACCGAAAAGCTCTGGGGTATCCGCTGCACCGAAATTTCGGCGGACTGGGCCGCTCAGCGCATCAAAGGGCTGTCGCTGCTCAAAGCGGTCCGCAATGCCCTGCTGGGTAACGACGGCAAGGTCAAAAGCCTGATCGACCAGTTCCAGTTCCCCCGCCTGGGTTCGGGGCAACTCTACGAGCGCACCGCCGATTATCTGACCGCTCACGGCCAGACGGTCCTGCTCGATACCGAGGTGGTGGGTCTGCATCGCTTGGGCGAACGGGTGACCGCCCTCACCCTCAAAGACCGCCAGAGCGGCCGGGAGGCGGTGGTGGAATGCTCCGCGGTGATCTCTTCGATTCCCCTGTCGCTGCTTGTCCAGCAGTTGGAGCCGGCCGCTCCTGCGGAGGTGCTTGCTGCAGCCCGCTCGCTGAAATTTCGCAACACGGTGCTGGTATACGTGTTTGTCGAAGGAGAAGATCTCTTTCCAGACAACTGGCTCTACATCAATGATCCGACCGTCGAGTTGGGGCGGGTGACCAACTTTGCCAACTGGTCGCAGGATATGCTGGGCGATCGGACCCGCACACCGCTGTGTTGCGAGTACTGGTGCCAGTTCGACGGCACCTGGAAGATGCCCGACCACGAACTGGTGGCCCGCGCCGGGCGCGATTTGCGCCGGATTGGGCTGTTGGGCAACCAGAAAGTCTCGGACGGCTTCGTGGTCCGCCTGCCGCGCACCTACCCGATTTACGCGGGCAATTACAAACAGGCCCTGGCCACGATTCAGGACTATCTGGGCCGTTTTGCCAACCTGCAGGCGGTGGGCCGCTACGGAGCATTCAAGTACAACAATCAAGATCACAGTTTGCTGATGGGCATCCTGGCTGCTGAGAACGTTGCCAGCCCCGGCAAGCACGACCTCTGGTCGGTCAACTCCGACAGCGAGTATCAAGAAGAAGCCAAGTCCGGCGAGAAAACCACCCCCGCTCCCCCACAACCACCGGTGACCGGGGGATGGAAGCTCCCCGAGCCCATCGCCAGACTCGGCTCCCAGATGGGGGGCTACTTGATCACCGGCGGCCTGGCGACGGTGGTGGATGTGGCGATCTTTGCGGCCCTCACCCAACTGGGGCTCTGGTACGTGGCGGCGCTGTGCGTCAGTTTCTTCGCGGGCCTCACCACCAACTTTGTCCTGAGCCGCCGCTTCGTCTTCGGGGTCTACTGGCACAACTGGCGATTGCAGTTCGTGGTCTTCGCCACCGTCGCCCTCAACAGCCTGCTGGCCAATTTGGGGCTGTTGCAGCTGCTCATCAACGACGCGCAGATGGACGCGACCGTAGCCCGGCTGATCAGCGCCGCCTGTGTGGCGGTCTTGAGTTTCACCGGCCACAGACTCTATTCGTTTGCCAACAACGAGCGGGCCGTCGGGGCCGAGTAA
- the petD gene encoding cytochrome b6-f complex subunit IV, which translates to MPLKRPELDDPEIRELLEQGMGHNTYGEPFWPNDILIFGVVILGTIFGVIALAVLDPAKMGEPADPFNTPLHILPEWYFYPVFQILRVVPNKLLGVVLMAAIPIGLALVPFIENVNKFQNPFRRPLATAVFLIGTVVTMYLGIGAMIPDIPKSLTLGLF; encoded by the coding sequence ATGCCGCTAAAGCGCCCCGAACTGGACGATCCGGAAATCCGTGAGCTTCTTGAGCAAGGCATGGGCCACAACACTTACGGTGAGCCCTTCTGGCCCAACGACATTCTGATTTTCGGCGTCGTGATCCTGGGAACCATCTTCGGCGTCATTGCCCTGGCCGTGCTCGACCCGGCCAAGATGGGCGAACCCGCCGACCCGTTCAACACGCCCCTGCACATCCTGCCGGAGTGGTACTTCTACCCGGTCTTCCAGATCCTGCGCGTCGTTCCCAACAAGCTGCTGGGCGTCGTGCTGATGGCCGCCATCCCGATCGGCCTGGCGCTGGTGCCGTTCATCGAGAACGTCAACAAGTTCCAGAACCCGTTCCGCCGCCCGCTGGCCACCGCCGTCTTCTTGATTGGCACCGTGGTCACTATGTACCTGGGTATCGGTGCGATGATCCCCGACATTCCCAAGTCGCTGACCCTGGGCCTGTTCTAG
- the purC gene encoding phosphoribosylaminoimidazolesuccinocarboxamide synthase, translating to MILQPGARAVADILYEGKAKIIYPTPDPAIVLAVFKDDATAFNAQKRGTISGKGAVNATVSAKLFLLLERSGVPTHYIDQPAANQLLFRRLKMIPLEVVVRNIVAGSLAKRTGLASGTVLGEAIVEFYYKNDALGDPLLNDEHILTVLATVDALQLAELRRSALQVNAILSAFYHECGIRLVDFKLEYGYDGAGQLQLGDELSPDNCRLWTLEEDRILDKDRFRFDMGEVEGAYQEVLARVIAKAGP from the coding sequence GTGATCTTGCAACCTGGAGCGCGGGCCGTGGCAGACATTCTCTACGAAGGCAAGGCAAAAATCATCTACCCTACCCCCGACCCGGCGATTGTGCTCGCGGTCTTCAAAGACGACGCCACCGCCTTCAACGCCCAAAAACGCGGCACGATCTCGGGCAAGGGTGCCGTCAACGCCACGGTCTCAGCCAAATTGTTCTTGCTTCTGGAGCGCTCGGGTGTGCCCACCCACTACATCGACCAGCCGGCGGCCAACCAGTTGCTGTTTCGCCGCCTGAAGATGATCCCCCTCGAAGTGGTAGTGCGCAATATCGTGGCGGGTAGCCTCGCCAAGCGCACGGGACTGGCGAGCGGCACGGTGCTGGGCGAAGCGATCGTCGAGTTCTATTACAAAAACGACGCCCTGGGCGACCCGCTGCTCAATGACGAACATATTCTCACAGTCCTCGCCACCGTCGATGCGCTGCAGCTGGCCGAATTGCGCCGCTCGGCTTTGCAGGTCAACGCTATTTTGAGCGCTTTCTACCACGAGTGCGGTATCCGACTGGTGGACTTCAAACTGGAGTACGGCTACGACGGGGCGGGGCAATTGCAACTTGGAGACGAATTGAGCCCGGACAACTGCCGACTCTGGACCCTGGAGGAGGACCGGATTCTAGATAAGGATCGCTTTCGCTTCGATATGGGCGAGGTCGAGGGCGCCTACCAGGAAGTCCTGGCCAGGGTGATCGCCAAAGCCGGCCCTTGA